The genomic interval CCTTAGACTGAATGCTCCACTCAGGGCAGAACCTTACCTAAGCAGCTGGTTGTACTTAGCCAGGCGCTCAGATCGGCATGGAGCTCCGGTCTTGATCTAAAGGAGACAAATGGAACAGAAAAATAACAGCAGTCAGAAACCCATTTCATCCCAGTGCTGCTCACTCGTGTTCAtgatgtcgctttggacaaaagcgtctgcaaAATATGATAAccttaaccataaccataacaaaatatgtaagggataatggacgacacggtggtctgttcacagaagttaatgcacggtcgaggttgtaaaacggccccgacgcgaagcggtttaaacctcgtagtgcattaacttctgtgaacagaccaccgtggagtccattatcccgcttattccactgttgccacttgcgttgggttcatttcctgttacaatttaaacgttttaatcgctaaaactgtcttgtttgtagaactaatttcttctgACACACatttctcaactcacaggacaaactgcgttactagttctaaatggatggttgctacggccaaaggccagtcgttagttctatctctcccgttgtcaagcgggcgtatcccaagattctgatgaactttagctttgaaacatcgcttttacttagcctgctgtcatccatctagctaaaagccacctccgtcatatgctacaatgttgcaatgttctgaatgtctgcattttacagctctgatgcaacgtgacagttcatttaaacttcacaacgaagtttggtgaattaatatacaagtgtgatacggccaaaaaaatggatctacttcataggtgtgcagataacatacggttaatggtcgttctaaattacgtaggacaatgggaaattcaaccaagcagtggaataagataaccttaaccataaccataacaaaaTATAAAGTAGTTGGCTTCTCCTTTCACTGAGAAGAATTTAACTGCATCTAGACCATTTTATTGAATGCTTGCAAGGCACCAAATGAGACCCCATACCTGGCCAGTGCACAGGCCAACCACGAGGTCAGCGATGAAGGTGTCCTCCGTCTCTCCAGAGCGGTGGCTCACCATAACTCCCCAGCCATTGGACTGTGCCATCTTGCAGCTACGCACAGAGTGAGAGTTTGGAGagaacagagcagagagcaTTAATTAGCTATGagtgtacacagacacagacacagacacacacacacacacacacacactgaataatCCAGAGGGTCTCTGGGATAAATATGCATGAGGATGGGGCAACTCACGCCTGCAGAGACTCTGTGACGGAGCCGATCTGGTTGACCTTGAGCAGCAGGCAGTTGCAGGCTTTGTCTGAGACGGCCTTGGCAATGCGCTTGGGGTTGGTCACAGTCAGATCATCGCCCACAACCTGGATGCTGGTGCTGCCGGTGAAGTTGGTCCACGCCTGCCAATCATCCTGGTCAAAGGGATCCTCAATGGAGACCACTGATTCAGAAGAGACAACGATATCAGTTAGTAAACCCCTACTAGTGTTAAAATCTGCTTGGGGTAGCCATCTCATGTATTACTACAAACAAAAGACCTTCAGAGGCATGTTTTAAAGGTCATGTTGTCACTGTCAGTGTTTGTACTTTACACAAAAAGCACCTCCAGGAGTCACTAGGGAGAACCAGCCATGCTCTTGGCCAGCATCCAATAAGATCTTCTAAATCCTTGCCCAAAGTAATAGGGATGTCAAGCATGATCTGTGTCATGTTTGAAGCATTAGCGCAGCTCAATGGACAGGTTTCAGGGGGTTAACTGATTGGATCTTAGTACCTCTTAGCCTCAGTATGGAGCTGaaacatacatcatacatagaTGCATCCATACTGGATTTAAGGCCGAGCCTTTTAAAGGCTCATATGTTTCTGGGCAAATGAGCAGGATTTAGTTAGAGCCATCTCAGATGGTACCTTTTACTGGAGTGCTGGGCTTAAAACTGTCTCTGAGGTTACTACACTGATGGATACTTattagttaaataaataaagttataCATCCTAAACAACAATATCGCATCTAATACCAAAAACCAGACATGTTGGACCATTAAATGAAAACACTTGTATTGGAGGACACTGAATCAGTTACAGATACCGAAACAGATGCCAAACAATAAgagctttcagatataacctccggagtacatgaggaggtttgtcaaacggaggtcctacccttcggatgattcagatatgatgctaacctgcggacctaacactgaccttatacggacgtatgtgtgaacgacatacacggacattacagaatctccgtgtggttgtcgagtgaggggtgggggcttgtggagttcacaagatgcgagatatggACTTAGAATATATcgcggccgctgcctgtcacagctgctttttgtttacaaagtgtagcctatgcattatgtaggctaaagaagagaaatctattgtgcgtaggctaatacttgaagtaggctagtcaagtaagcaaacagtatttgtatgtgtgctttgaataaacacatttatctgttttcaacgttatgtaccagaattacttggctatagaaccccacatctggtttgcgttggagagagagcatgcacaaacgttatggtaggctaccagccaattcagtaggctaactcaagacttcaaggccatcatacaacgtttttaagcaacaaacaaaatagcctactaacataacagtaaagttgttcgttttttcatggtttattttttccaaaagcatcctctccccatgtgtctattgcatttacgtaaggagcttggaacaaagttggcttttcttcgttttcattttctctaggcatatatgcttaacaaatatcagcgagctcagtgaggtatcaatgaacagaaaaacttgttggctaacaatttattaaatattcctgttattgtcgtcaacgacgtcgctgtagctactgccttttcagcgccttctgcttatggtgattcagtcttttgaatttgtttggccttgccatgcagttgtagacCGTGTCGTCCATGTGGTTAggtctgacttaaatgccagtgttatgatggagtggcataatgCTGCCCAGAAAATCTCTgagctggaaagatgcagacatcacggagctactgtccatgaagGCATACAACAtcttgatagaacacatgaagggaacggcaagagatgttgtagcctacaactgcatggcaaggccaaacaaattcaaaagactgaatccccataagcagaaggcgctgaaaaggcagtagctacagcgacgtcgttgacgacaataacaggagtatttaataaattgttagccaacaagTTTttctccggtcttacacgtatgtctaaAAGCGCTTTATCTAATGGTGAGATCCCACTAGAAAGCCCTGGATCATTGGCTAGGCGAAACTGACACTAACCTGGATAATCCTTGACAAAGCTCTTGTACAGGTCGGCGAGCTGGTCAGGGGTGATGTACCGGCTGGGATCGTCTGGGGACTTGAAGTCCAGGTCGTACTTTCCTCCCTTGAAGAACTCAGAGGCAGCGACATCCATGCCGATCACAATCTTGTCAGTGTAGCCAGCCTTGGCAATGGCATTCTTCAGCAGTTCAAGAGCTGTGGGGAAGAGTTCAAAAGCTGGTTGTTTAAGACTGAAAAATGACTGAATGTCAAGATTCCATGCCATAGTTCTAtatacaaaaatgtaaaaaaaaagcccTACTGTAATTTCCTGTTTAATACCCTTATTACCTACAATACATAATCAGTCAATGAACAGTTTTAGTGCAATGTATATTGTATGCCTGCCTCTATTATGTGTAATACAACATGTAACAGCTCGTAGCTGTACAATAATTATAGCATCATCAAAACCTACATTAATTACAAACATACTGTCTAGAAATTCAATCTAAAGCAGGTCAGTCTGTAGTATCTGTTGAATTTTACAAAACAAACCTCTGAAAACTTCACAACATATGGCAAATGTCATAAATTGATTTGTTTTATGTCCCACAGCATATCCATTTATGATATGTCCAATTGTCATCAGCAGTTCTACACTGACTGCATGTTACACTGGACACTCTCGATGGTGGGCCTCTTCCATGGCTGAGCAGTTTAAACTGTCTCAGGCAGCTCAAAGGCATTTGCCCTATCAGCACCCCTCACCCGTAAATGGGCCACAGTTCAGGTGCTTCTCTGGCCAAGACACCGCACAGTTTACTGAGCTGGGTCCAGGCCTTAATTTGGAAACCATCTGTTCCATGCACTGGCATTCCCCTGCACTTAGCTGAGAGAGCCACACCAGCGGACAGGAGTCGCGGgaaccacaccccaccccatgtTTATGACCTCAGGGCTGTCTCAATTGGGCTAAGGACTACTGACAATTACTGTCACATGGGAGGCAATCACTATAACTATCATAGTGACGTCTTCAGAAAGTTCAATGGTCAAATTGTTGGCAAGACTGAAGAAGGGTGCAGCTGACTGAAGGCAAACATCTAAATTGAgtgagcattgtgtgtgtgtgtgtgtgtgtgtgtgtgtgtgtgtgtgtggattcctCACCTTCTTTGTTCTCCAGGATGTTGGGGGCGAAGCCACCCTCGTCTCCTACATTGGTGGCATCCTTGCCGTACTTCTCCTTGATGACATTCTTCAGGTTGTGGTAGACCTCAGCACCGATTTGCATGGCCTCCTTAAAGGTGCTGGCGCCCACGGGCAGGATCATGAACTCCTGCATGGCCAGCTTGTTGCCTGCGTGGGAGCCCCCATTGATCACATTGAAGGCCTTTGGAGACAAATGAACAGGCTTTTGTGAGTCGACGACATGCCCAAACAAACGTGGCTTTCAAaaacttcccacacacacacacacacacacacacacacacacacatacacacacacacacacacacacacacacacacacacacacacacacacacacacaaatgtcccAGATAAACTAACatgaaacaaaacagaaagttCTGAACTAGAAAACTAAACAAAAGACACAAATATCTCTGCACAATGTCAGGGAAAACAATGGCAACTTCTTAGAGCAACAGCAGCAAAGGCTTACAGGAACAGGGAGGATGACTTCTGGGTTTCCAGCGAGGTCAGCAATGTGGCGGTAGAGTGGGACGCCCTTCTCTGCCGCACCAGCCTTGCACACAGCCAGGGAGACCCCCAAGATGGCGTTGGCACCAAACTTAGCTGTGAAATTCGAGCATTCAATGGCATTCAATTACTCTACCATGTAAGCGAAGTGCTAGCATACTGTAATCCGGGACGACCATTACAGTTTCTAAAGTAATGCGTcatgagagggaggaaaaaagctTACACTTGTTCTCTGTGCCATCCATGTCAAGCATCAGCTTGTCAATCTTCTCCTGCTCCAGGACGGACACACTCTGAGAGGCAAAGAGAAACACGTCAGTTTGGAGGAGGAAGAACAACAAACCACTGGAGTTAATCGCACCTAGAGATTAGTTGTCTTTTCCACACAAAGTTAGAGCGACTACTCAACCAGATCCTATTTAAACAATAGAAATGCTACATGGCGCTCACTGTGTAACAGCAAGTTACTACATTCTGACAGCAGTTGGGCAAAAGGCAACAGTGCAATTTTAACAGTATCTGGTTGAGTCGCAACACAAAATCATTAGTCCACATGTTTCCACGGCACACTCATGTCGGTTATTGAGGGACACCTGGCCTTACAGCAGCATTAAGGTGCAGTACAGTTCACACTGGTTATTCAGCAAAGGCAGAATGAACAACTACGCAAATGTTATCAGGCCATGGATTCATATGACTTCTGTTATCAACATTTCAACAACAATGTAAGTACTATGACTTTGACACATatgccaaaaatgtaattacAAGTCCAGCTGTATCATTATGAACTGTGTAAAGATAAATAGACTTTTCCTCTTTGACCTTGTCCACTATGGGCACAAGAGTGGTTGACAGTTTTACACATTACGATGTTAGTCAAAGAATAAATATTCCTACCTGGCGAACCAGGCCAGGTGCAATAGTATTATTGATATGTGCAACAGCTTTTGAGACACCTGAAAGGAACAAGCAGACAATCACTGACCCCGGGAAAAGAGGATCATGCAAACCAGGCACAACTTAACGATCACGGACCACCTCCTGTGTCGAACAATTGTTTGGCATTCCTATTTGCTGACTCCTGTGCTTGAAGGGGGTGTTATCTGTGATCGTCTGCTCATGCCTGCTATGGTTAGTGGTCAGAAGAAAACCCACACGTCATGCTGAACTGTTGAGAAGTCACTCATCCTTACTGCTGTTATCTCACACAACTTTACCTGGTTACACAAAGCTGGGGCCAAGAACTCATTTACATACTTAACAGCTCTTTTCACCCCTgacagataaaaagagagaaaatgaagagATGGATGACGGAGGACGAAAGAACAAGTGGCCTGGGCAGGCTGGGGAAAGACTAGTCATGGAGGCATGGGCTTATGAGTCCAGAAGATGGTCACCACATGCTGCTGATCCATACAAGTGGCCTGGGCAGGCTGGGAAAAGACTAGTCATGGAGGCATGGGCTTATGAGTCCAGAAGATAGTCACCACATGCTGCTGATACATACAATGGCTCTTTAAAGCACTGCTGGACTAAAACTGCTGTACGGTCATCTAAAATAACTAGACATCACAATGCAGCTAGGCATTACAGTGATGGTTTACAAACATTATAACATTAAGTACCTCCACATTAAATTAGTTACTATTTTTGGCCTAACCAACcagtatatattatttgatttaATCAAAGAGGGGTATTCACATTTGCTTACATTGTATACATTTAAACAAAACAAGCTATATCTTTGTTGCATTCTAACCAGAAAATACAGCATAACTATAGCTTTACGAGCTGGATAATGAATTGATTTtctttgacaatatttttttttctcacgtGCGTGTACCCATCTtatgacacacccacacatttgACACATCCTATATCATGATCATATGTTGTTACCTTTGCCAAGGTAACGGGTCTTGTCATTGTCGCGGAGTTCAAGGGCCTCATAGATTCCAGTGGAGGCACCACTGGGCACTGCCGCTCTGAACAGACCTGTAGAGGACACAATGATATAGTCATGGTGGTGGCCAAGCGCATTCTTCACTCAACTTAGTAAGATGCCATTTTCTCTCCTGGGCCTGGTGCAGTCATTTGTAATCCGCCCAACTGTGCTTGTGCAACTCTACAGAGATACATGCCACGTTCTTAGAGAGGcaccattcattcatttacatGA from Alosa alosa isolate M-15738 ecotype Scorff River chromosome 4, AALO_Geno_1.1, whole genome shotgun sequence carries:
- the eno1a gene encoding enolase 1a, (alpha) isoform X2, with product MSILKIHAREIFDSRGNPTVEVDLYTKKGLFRAAVPSGASTGIYEALELRDNDKTRYLGKGVKRAVKYVNEFLAPALCNQSVSVLEQEKIDKLMLDMDGTENKSKFGANAILGVSLAVCKAGAAEKGVPLYRHIADLAGNPEVILPVPAFNVINGGSHAGNKLAMQEFMILPVGASTFKEAMQIGAEVYHNLKNVIKEKYGKDATNVGDEGGFAPNILENKEALELLKNAIAKAGYTDKIVIGMDVAASEFFKGGKYDLDFKSPDDPSRYITPDQLADLYKSFVKDYPVVSIEDPFDQDDWQAWTNFTGSTSIQVVGDDLTVTNPKRIAKAVSDKACNCLLLKVNQIGSVTESLQACKMAQSNGWGVMVSHRSGETEDTFIADLVVGLCTGQIKTGAPCRSERLAKYNQLLRIEEELGDKARFAGQNFRKPI
- the eno1a gene encoding enolase 1a, (alpha) isoform X1, which translates into the protein MSILKIHAREIFDSRGNPTVEVDLYTKKGLFRAAVPSGASTGIYEALELRDNDKTRYLGKGVSKAVAHINNTIAPGLVRQSVSVLEQEKIDKLMLDMDGTENKSKFGANAILGVSLAVCKAGAAEKGVPLYRHIADLAGNPEVILPVPAFNVINGGSHAGNKLAMQEFMILPVGASTFKEAMQIGAEVYHNLKNVIKEKYGKDATNVGDEGGFAPNILENKEALELLKNAIAKAGYTDKIVIGMDVAASEFFKGGKYDLDFKSPDDPSRYITPDQLADLYKSFVKDYPVVSIEDPFDQDDWQAWTNFTGSTSIQVVGDDLTVTNPKRIAKAVSDKACNCLLLKVNQIGSVTESLQACKMAQSNGWGVMVSHRSGETEDTFIADLVVGLCTGQIKTGAPCRSERLAKYNQLLRIEEELGDKARFAGQNFRKPI